In Odontesthes bonariensis isolate fOdoBon6 chromosome 22, fOdoBon6.hap1, whole genome shotgun sequence, one genomic interval encodes:
- the prlra gene encoding prolactin receptor a — protein sequence MMKKVGRVILLWLLLLFMLHAEGTCYSLPGKPTLKRCRSPEKETFTCWWEPGSDGGLPTNYALYYRKENSDTVYECPDYFTAGENSCFFNKNDTSIWVNYNITVVATNTLGSTFSDPIDIDVVYIVMPNSPENVAVTVSEDKGWPFLRVSWEPPPKADTRSGWITLIYELRIKLEGEDEWEMHLAGQQKVFNIFSLRSGGTYLVQVRCKPDHGFWSEWSSTTYVKVPDYFHREKSVWILMTIFAALVFFILTWLIHMNSHNLKHCLLPPVPGPKIKGFDKQLLKNGKSESIFNSLAVSVFPPTTSPNYEDLLVEYLEVYVPEERELILQENKNLQNCCLKSGSSTSDSDSGRGSCDSHTLLMDKCGETKEKDWVSGQQSAQVATDAQSHDEVLEVKAQTYTNDDVVSPYLSSGRVKTWPSVFSPLPQYSLHPLDQPRSLEMAKQHCLSDSLFPPGSLSSYLGQPGHSTKGGLGSNYMEFSFSNQQPKLVYPQREIHQKLQAHSDINISHTSCKGAPAGQQLPTLHSTEYVEVQTVNEEDMVLLHPVSCHGKVCSEVHQTEDYSKVKGMDNDNVLLLFQSNVMEKQVDMCPVENQLTREATMSSYTASITTTPQKPTACIHTALPVLDEQAANGYVDTATMFTVSSY from the exons ATGATGAAGAAAGTTGGGAGAGTTATTCTGCTATGGTTGCTGCTTTTATTTATGCTGCATGCAGAGGGAACAT GCTACAGCCTTCCAGGGAAACCCACGCTGAAGAGATGTCGCTCACCTGAAAAAGAGACCTTCACCTGCTGGTGGGAGCCAGGCTCTGACGGGGGGCTGCCCACAAATTATGCCCTGTACTACCGCAAAGAAAA CTCGGACACAGTGTACGAGTGTCCGGACTACTTCACGGCCGGGGAGAACTCCTGCTTCTTCAATAAGAATGACACGTCCATTTGGGTCAACTACAACATCACTGTGGTGGCCACCAACACCCTGGGCAGCACCTTCTCCGATCCTATTGACATTGATGTCGTCTACATTG TCATGCCCAATTCTCCAGAGAATGTAGCAGTGACTGTTTCGGAAGACAAAGGCTGGCCCTTCCTTCGAGTGTCATGGGAACCGCCACCTAAAGCTGACACCCGCTCGGGTTGGATCACCCTCATCTACGAGCTTCGCATCAAGTTGGAGGGGGAGGATGAATGGGAG atgCACCTTGCGGGCCAGCAGAAAGTGTTTAACATTTTCAGCCTACGGTCAGGTGGTACATACCTTGTTCAAGTGCGCTGTAAACCCGATCATGGCTTTTGGAGTGAATGGAGCTCCACTACCTACGTCAAAGTTCCTGACT ATTTTCATCGGGAAAAGTCAGTGTGGATCCTCATGACGATCTTTGCTGCCCTCGTCTTTTTCATTCTCACCTGGCTGATACACATGAACAGTCACAA TCTGAAGCACTGCCTTCTGCCACCAGTCCCTGGTCCTAAAATTAAGGGGTTTGATAAACAGCTTCTCAAG AATGGCAAGTCTGAGAGTATCTTCAACTCACTGGCGGTGTCTGTTTTCCCCCCAACAACATCGCCGAACTATGAGGACTTGCTTGTGGAATACCTAGAGGTGTATGTTCCTGAGGAGCGGGAATTGATACTGCAGGAAAACAAAAATCTACAAAATTGCTGCCTCAAATCTGGGAGCTCCACTTCTGATAGCGACTCTGGCCGTGGCAGCTGTGACAGTCACACTTTGCTCATGGATAAGTGTGGAGAGACAAAAGAGAAGGATTGGGTATCGGGTCAGCAGAGCGCTCAAGTGGCGACGGATGCACAAAGCCATGATGAAGTTCTGGAGGTCAAAGCGCAGACATATACTAATGATGATGTTGTTAGCCCTTATTTGTCCAGTGGGAGGGTGAAGACCTGGCCCTCTGTGTTTTCCCCACTGCCCCAGTACAGCTTACACCCACTGGATCAACCGAGGTCACTTGAAATGGCCAAACAGCACTGCCTTTCTGACAGCTTGTTCCCCCCAGGCTCCTTATCCTCCTACCTCGGTCAGCCTGGCCACAGCACCAAAGGGGGTCTCGGATCAAACTACATGGAATTTAGCTTCAGCAACCAGCAACCTAAGCTAGTCTATCCCCAGAGAGAGATCCATCAAAAACTCCAAGCCCACAGTGATATTAACATCTCCCACACTAGCTGCAAAGGTGCACCTGCCGGTCAACAGCTGCCCACACTCCACTCCACTGAATATGTTGAAGTCCAGACAGTGAATGAGGAGGACATGGTGCTTCTCCATCCTGTTTCATGTCATGGAAAAGTCTGCTCCGAGGTGCACCAGACTGAGGACTACAGCAAGGTGAAGGGCATGGACAATGACAATGTGCTACTGCTGTTCCAGAGCaatgtgatggaaaaacagGTGGACATGTGCCCTGTTGAGAATCAGCTGACAAGAGAAGCAACAATGAGCAGCTACACGGCATCCATCACCACCACTCCACAAAAGCCTACAGCCTGCATTCACACTGCCCTGCCAGTCCTGGATGAACAGGCAGCCAATGGTTACGTTGACACTGCCACTATGTTCACTGTGTCCTCTTACTAG